CTTGTTCTTTATCAATGGCACTGCTGCCAGCACCGTAATCCCTGTGAGGTCTTCGATGTCCTTGGTCGTCCGTACTGAAGTGTCAAGATACTCCAATAAGAAGGCCCCCCCAACACCGATTAAAAGTCCTAATAAAAATCCAAGGATTGTATTCAATCTTGGTTTGGGTTCCACAGGTTTGGTAGGAATTATTGCACTATCAATGATCCGCGCCTGGCTGATCTGCATCGCCTCAGCAATTTTGGATTCCTCCAGCTTGCCGAGGAGCATGGTATAGATCTCCTCGTTCGCTTTTTTCTGCCGCTCAAGTTGTGCCAGATTTACCTCAGCCTCGGGCAATTGTTTGAGACGGCGATTATGTTTTTCAATGATTTGGTTAAGTGCCTCAATCCGACTCTGGAGGGCGATGAGCCGGGTTTCGCTGTTGATGATGTTGGTGATAAGTGCTTGAAAGACTGGATCACCGGTGGAAGGACCCGCCATCGCAATCTGTTTACTGGTCTGATTAATCTCCTGCTCCACACGCGCAATCTGCTCCTGGATCTGTTTTAGTTTTGCCGGATCGTTCTGATATTCTTGTTTTTGAACCTCCAATTCTTTCAGCTGCTCTCTCAACTTTATAATCAAAGGACTACTGGAGATGGTCGGGAAAGAAGCCATTTTTTTATAATAACCATAGCTTGCCTCATCCCGGGCGAGCTCGCTTTCCAGTTTCTTGATGCTGCTTTCCGTCTCATGTAACTCCACTATCGCCCGTTCCTTTTCCACTTCAAACTGGGCAATGGCGTTGATGAGTTCCTTAGCCGTTTCACTCAATAAAAAAACACCACTCTGTTGTTTGTATCTCCGCAAATTTTCTTCAGCGCTATCCAATTCGGTGCCAAAGATTTTAATCTGACTTTCGATGAACTCTTTGGAACCACGGGCTGATTCCCGGAGGCTCTCCAGGGTGTATAAAATATATTCCTGAGATAATGAATTAGCAATCTTGGCGGCAAGTTCCGGAATTGTGGAGCGCGCTTTGAGTAATACCAGTGAAGTATTCTTTACTTGACTCACCGAAATATTATCCATTAAACTCTCGGTAGCCTTTTCTCCATCAATGATATTAAATTCCAGATAATCCTTGGGTAATCTCTCTTTTAAAACAAATCTTAAACCATTCTGATTAAAAATTTCCCCAACGCGCCCTCTGCCCACCAACTCCTCTTTTTTGTTATATATGCTAAACTCTTCGGCGTTCTCCATTTTTATCAAGTATTTACCAGGGAGAACATTCTCTCCTACTTGAAGAGAATCGAACAAAAAGCGTTGGTGATTCTCCACCACAAAATTCAAAGCCAATTTTTTAACCACTGCCCGGGCAAGAGTTCGA
This sequence is a window from candidate division WOR-3 bacterium. Protein-coding genes within it:
- a CDS encoding polysaccharide biosynthesis tyrosine autokinase: MNKDYTLQDYLEIIYKRRILIIVCVLATSLGALLVSLNLPKVYEAKVKFKLELSEAKPVFFTELYTPQRVDPVESELEIIRSRTLARAVVKKLALNFVVENHQRFLFDSLQVGENVLPGKYLIKMENAEEFSIYNKKEELVGRGRVGEIFNQNGLRFVLKERLPKDYLEFNIIDGEKATESLMDNISVSQVKNTSLVLLKARSTIPELAAKIANSLSQEYILYTLESLRESARGSKEFIESQIKIFGTELDSAEENLRRYKQQSGVFLLSETAKELINAIAQFEVEKERAIVELHETESSIKKLESELARDEASYGYYKKMASFPTISSSPLIIKLREQLKELEVQKQEYQNDPAKLKQIQEQIARVEQEINQTSKQIAMAGPSTGDPVFQALITNIINSETRLIALQSRIEALNQIIEKHNRRLKQLPEAEVNLAQLERQKKANEEIYTMLLGKLEESKIAEAMQISQARIIDSAIIPTKPVEPKPRLNTILGFLLGLLIGVGGAFLLEYLDTSVRTTKDIEDLTGITVLAAVPLIKNKQHHDIPTINEPHSEIAEAYRILRTNLVFTAVSRPIKTLLITSTLPQEGKTTTCINLGITLAQQGHRVIVLDCDFRRPKLHSYFQEIVRDNHNGLTDVLINRIKLNEAIKKAPFENFYFITSGTIPSNPAELLGSVSMSNVVDKLKDDFDYVLIDAPPALGIADARILGRICDGIIVVVMSGKTNRDAVREVKEELERAGEKIIGYVLNGVDTSQRYYRHHYYYYQYYQRAK